From a region of the Candidatus Aegiribacteria sp. genome:
- a CDS encoding flippase-like domain-containing protein — MKKTIWSLILAIAVYTAIVFLSDAKAVGDAISGIALYWIPLFLSLSLLNYLLRFFKWHYFLGKVNVHIPWKESLSVFIAGFSMTVSPGKLGELLKCYLLRDRRNIPVSKTSPVVVAERITDLISMIFIAIIGLLLVQHKGAMIAVAAGIVFVLAIMIFLLWEKAFGFLTNILCRIKPVEKHRENFEQFHKNCSSLLDIKSLLISVPLGILSWGAEALVLCLVAISLGIEPALPVGLALLAHSAGTIAGAVSMIPGGLGLTEITIGAILTGAMSEPDAAVTTLIMRFATLWFAVLLGVIVLGIIKKKSRHR; from the coding sequence TTGAAAAAAACGATTTGGTCACTCATCCTGGCTATAGCTGTATACACGGCTATTGTATTCCTCTCCGACGCAAAGGCAGTTGGCGATGCCATATCCGGTATTGCCCTTTACTGGATACCCCTTTTCCTGTCGCTTTCGTTACTTAACTACCTGCTGAGATTCTTCAAGTGGCACTATTTCCTGGGAAAAGTAAACGTGCATATCCCGTGGAAGGAAAGCCTTTCGGTTTTCATTGCTGGTTTTTCGATGACAGTATCGCCCGGTAAACTCGGCGAACTCCTGAAGTGTTACCTTCTGAGGGACCGCAGGAACATTCCGGTCTCTAAAACATCACCGGTTGTTGTAGCGGAACGGATAACCGACCTGATAAGCATGATATTCATCGCCATCATCGGGCTTCTTCTTGTTCAGCACAAAGGAGCGATGATAGCGGTAGCCGCAGGAATAGTCTTCGTCCTTGCGATAATGATTTTCCTGCTCTGGGAGAAAGCATTCGGATTCCTCACCAATATCCTCTGCAGGATAAAACCGGTTGAGAAGCACCGCGAGAACTTCGAACAATTCCACAAAAACTGCTCATCACTCCTTGATATCAAAAGTCTTTTAATTTCTGTTCCGCTTGGAATCCTGTCATGGGGCGCTGAGGCCCTTGTGCTGTGCCTTGTAGCCATATCACTTGGAATCGAGCCGGCGCTTCCGGTTGGCCTTGCCCTGCTCGCTCACTCGGCGGGAACCATCGCCGGAGCTGTCTCAATGATACCAGGCGGCCTCGGCCTTACCGAAATAACCATAGGAGCCATACTAACGGGCGCGATGTCAGAACCCGACGCCGCGGTAACCACCCTGATCATGCGCTTCGCCACCCTCTGGTTCGCGGTACTGCTTGGAGTAATCGTACTTGGAATAATCAAAAAGAAAAGCAGGCACCGCTGA
- a CDS encoding tetratricopeptide repeat protein, with amino-acid sequence MPPIWFTIIAFLIMLVLFLAWRLVRSRAWKQIQLRKAAKLAAVGKTDDMLDFLKRNMKKKDVSDPLTNALVYFYIKAGQYDEAELIIKQAIEKGDDSGMALAQLGYVAGGRKDHKRAEELYREALSRDDSLKPTMNMNIAGMLIEQGERLDEAEELLTEALELRDGSARSGIHANLAMLYLKKKKPVEARVQAMTAYELIPAGSIILNSSRANALALASRACAMQGEKDESSKLATKALKLIEDIPGMDRLAQELKLMIKKVSPSTEK; translated from the coding sequence ATGCCACCTATCTGGTTTACCATAATAGCTTTCCTCATTATGCTCGTTCTATTTCTGGCATGGCGCCTCGTCCGATCACGCGCCTGGAAACAGATCCAGCTTAGAAAAGCCGCCAAACTCGCGGCAGTTGGAAAAACAGACGATATGCTCGATTTCCTGAAGAGGAATATGAAAAAGAAGGATGTTTCAGACCCCCTGACCAATGCGCTGGTTTATTTTTATATCAAAGCCGGTCAGTACGATGAAGCAGAATTGATTATCAAACAGGCGATTGAAAAGGGAGACGACAGTGGCATGGCCCTTGCGCAGCTCGGTTATGTCGCGGGTGGCAGGAAAGATCATAAAAGGGCCGAAGAACTGTACAGAGAAGCTCTGAGCCGCGATGATTCCCTTAAGCCAACAATGAACATGAACATAGCTGGTATGCTCATCGAACAGGGCGAGCGGCTCGATGAAGCTGAAGAGCTTCTAACTGAAGCCCTCGAACTGAGGGACGGTTCGGCCAGAAGCGGCATCCATGCAAACCTCGCCATGCTCTACCTAAAGAAGAAGAAACCCGTTGAGGCAAGAGTCCAGGCGATGACAGCGTACGAACTCATCCCGGCGGGAAGCATCATACTGAACAGCAGCAGGGCCAACGCCCTGGCCCTTGCCTCAAGGGCATGCGCCATGCAGGGAGAGAAGGACGAATCATCGAAGCTTGCCACAAAAGCCCTCAAGCTCATTGAGGACATTCCGGGCATGGACAGGCTTGCTCAGGAACTGAAGCTCATGATAAAGAAAGTCAGCCCTTCCACGGAGAAGTGA
- a CDS encoding PBP1A family penicillin-binding protein, giving the protein MKKKVIVVLYWLSLAGITGLFFSIGFAYSVYGNCSSAFSEARGNLLVAGLRGHEPASATQIYDSRGTLMATACVENRYPVTLEEVSPWVINGFIATEDRTFYEHNGVSYRGIARAALHDIRTGERHGASTITQQLAKGLFLVPDQTIQRKIQEAFIAMEIERQFDKGEILEMYLNQIYFGSGAHGIEAAARTYFNGTTAAELSLAESAMLVRMVKNPSGFNPLQNPERCMIQRNVALQVMANEGYITERQAEEAIDTPLFVEIHRPEIEQEWNYFSEYVRKYLVNRYGWAAVYEQGLTVYTTLDPDMQVKAEHALDSILTEKEPVWDSETGEFVSNSERLRYESSYAHWQAVRDTTSGAPGYIQGAIVALDPTTGFIKAMVGGRDFLDSEFNRAVQARRQPGSSFKPFVYAEAIEQGWSPGSIILDQPVVVDMSPGSWRPRNYDHTFHGMVTLRTALARSFNVSAVRLGMAVGVEAVAARARAMGLTSRVPIVHSLSLGSCMVSPLEMAQAYIPFATGGLGRDAVAILRVEDRYGNILEDNQTPSSGRRVLSETGAYLINSILQSVVREGTAAGSRWYWGGPFSGRRAAGKTGTTSDYADAWFVGFTPDIVTSVWIGYDNHVIRMRLQNGRGQSGSSIALPVWNSFMRDALRDIPVDSTVAFPGPPDNSVETATICTITGKLALASCGEYARQEEFWKGTAPQHYCTLHDYSDGAFLPDTTLPDFTEFDMNYTNNGEN; this is encoded by the coding sequence ATGAAGAAAAAGGTAATTGTAGTTCTTTACTGGCTTTCTCTGGCAGGTATTACAGGGCTGTTTTTCAGCATTGGATTTGCCTACAGTGTTTACGGAAACTGCAGTTCAGCTTTCAGTGAAGCCAGAGGCAATTTACTTGTCGCCGGTCTTCGGGGTCATGAACCTGCATCCGCAACCCAGATATACGACAGCAGGGGTACTCTTATGGCCACGGCCTGCGTTGAAAACAGGTACCCCGTTACGCTGGAAGAAGTCTCGCCCTGGGTAATCAATGGCTTCATCGCTACCGAAGACAGAACTTTCTACGAACACAACGGGGTAAGCTACAGAGGTATAGCAAGAGCGGCATTACACGATATAAGAACCGGTGAAAGGCACGGAGCTAGTACAATTACACAGCAGCTCGCGAAGGGGCTTTTCCTGGTGCCCGATCAAACCATTCAGAGAAAAATCCAGGAAGCTTTTATCGCTATGGAAATCGAACGGCAGTTCGATAAGGGTGAGATCCTTGAGATGTATCTGAATCAGATCTATTTTGGTTCAGGCGCTCACGGTATTGAGGCAGCTGCCAGAACATATTTCAACGGTACAACAGCCGCGGAGCTTTCCCTTGCCGAATCGGCGATGCTCGTGAGAATGGTTAAGAATCCGAGCGGTTTCAACCCTCTGCAGAATCCTGAAAGGTGTATGATCCAGAGGAACGTAGCACTCCAGGTGATGGCCAACGAAGGGTACATTACCGAAAGGCAGGCGGAAGAAGCCATAGATACTCCCCTGTTCGTGGAAATTCACCGTCCCGAGATCGAGCAGGAATGGAATTATTTCTCGGAGTACGTCCGGAAATACCTGGTGAACAGGTACGGCTGGGCAGCCGTTTACGAACAGGGCCTTACCGTATACACAACCCTCGATCCGGATATGCAGGTTAAGGCTGAACACGCGTTGGACAGCATTCTTACAGAGAAGGAACCTGTCTGGGATTCCGAGACGGGTGAGTTTGTCAGCAATTCTGAAAGGCTCAGATATGAAAGCTCCTACGCTCACTGGCAAGCTGTGCGGGATACAACTTCGGGAGCTCCCGGCTACATACAGGGAGCCATTGTAGCGCTGGATCCCACTACAGGATTCATTAAAGCCATGGTTGGAGGACGGGATTTCCTGGACAGTGAATTCAACCGAGCTGTTCAGGCCCGCAGGCAGCCCGGCAGTTCCTTCAAACCTTTTGTCTATGCCGAGGCTATAGAACAGGGTTGGTCCCCCGGCAGCATTATCCTTGATCAGCCTGTTGTTGTGGATATGTCACCAGGTTCCTGGCGCCCCAGGAATTACGATCATACATTCCACGGCATGGTCACGCTCAGAACGGCTCTTGCCCGTTCCTTCAACGTTTCCGCCGTTCGTCTCGGTATGGCGGTTGGTGTTGAAGCCGTTGCCGCGAGAGCAAGGGCAATGGGGCTGACCTCGAGGGTCCCGATAGTCCATTCGCTTTCACTTGGCAGCTGTATGGTCAGCCCCCTTGAGATGGCTCAGGCATATATTCCTTTCGCCACGGGAGGCCTGGGAAGGGATGCTGTAGCCATCCTCAGAGTTGAAGACAGATACGGCAACATTCTTGAAGACAACCAGACCCCTTCCTCCGGAAGGAGGGTACTGTCCGAGACAGGAGCATATCTTATAAATTCCATTCTGCAGTCGGTTGTACGCGAAGGCACAGCTGCTGGAAGCAGATGGTACTGGGGAGGCCCCTTCTCGGGAAGGAGAGCCGCCGGGAAAACAGGAACCACAAGTGATTACGCGGACGCCTGGTTCGTTGGGTTCACACCTGATATTGTTACCAGCGTATGGATAGGATACGATAATCATGTTATAAGAATGAGGCTGCAGAACGGCAGGGGGCAATCGGGAAGCAGTATTGCTCTTCCTGTATGGAACAGTTTCATGAGGGATGCTCTCAGGGATATACCGGTTGATTCGACGGTAGCATTTCCGGGCCCTCCCGATAATTCCGTTGAAACCGCGACCATCTGCACCATTACAGGTAAACTCGCCCTCGCATCATGTGGAGAATACGCCAGGCAGGAGGAGTTCTGGAAGGGAACCGCCCCGCAACACTACTGTACTCTTCATGATTATTCAGACGGAGCATTCCTGCCGGACACGACACTTCCCGATTTCACGGAATTTGATATGAATTACACTAATAACGGAGAAAACTGA